A stretch of the Streptomyces sp. NBC_00078 genome encodes the following:
- a CDS encoding YrdB family protein, with protein MKAVKAVNLGVLFLIELGALAAVGYWGFTRDVSTPLAWLPGLGAPAVLIALWALFGSQKASYKTRGAVRVGFELLWFGAGVAALTVAGALGWAVAFAAVCAVSKTLAVIWRQ; from the coding sequence GTGAAGGCAGTCAAGGCAGTCAACCTGGGCGTTCTGTTCCTCATCGAACTCGGCGCGCTCGCCGCCGTGGGCTACTGGGGTTTCACCCGAGACGTGTCGACGCCGCTCGCCTGGCTGCCGGGCCTCGGAGCCCCGGCCGTGCTGATCGCGCTGTGGGCTCTGTTCGGCTCGCAGAAGGCGTCGTACAAGACGCGCGGCGCGGTCCGCGTCGGCTTCGAACTGCTCTGGTTCGGGGCCGGCGTGGCCGCGCTGACCGTCGCCGGAGCCCTGGGCTGGGCCGTCGCCTTCGCCGCCGTGTGTGCGGTGAGCAAGACGCTGGCCGTCATCTGGCGCCAGTAG
- a CDS encoding RidA family protein — MKVTLDNPADAPQPTGPYYSQVARVEHPDGSALLFVSGQIAEGDTLAEQTRGIFEGLDALLRAHGATLADVINIRSYLTDLGELQEYGSVRREFLTGTPPTSMTFEVSRLFRPEARIEIEIVAAVPVPE, encoded by the coding sequence ATGAAGGTCACCCTGGACAACCCGGCCGACGCTCCGCAGCCCACCGGCCCCTACTACTCCCAGGTCGCCCGCGTCGAACACCCCGACGGCAGCGCCCTGTTGTTCGTCTCCGGCCAGATCGCCGAGGGTGACACCCTCGCCGAGCAGACGCGCGGCATCTTCGAGGGGCTCGACGCCCTGCTTCGGGCCCACGGCGCGACCCTGGCCGACGTCATCAACATCCGCTCGTATCTGACCGACCTCGGCGAGCTGCAGGAATACGGTTCCGTACGACGGGAGTTCCTCACCGGGACCCCGCCGACGAGCATGACCTTCGAGGTCTCGCGGCTCTTCCGGCCCGAGGCGCGGATCGAGATAGAGATCGTCGCCGCGGTACCTGTGCCGGAGTGA
- a CDS encoding LysR family transcriptional regulator produces the protein MPKQHPGLPGNPGLPSPPAVDVPDVSTVWLRAFLAVARQGSFTVAARRLGWTQSAVSRQISSLEAALGGAPLFDRLPRGVRLTEAGRLLVPYAQTVAETLHGAARELTALHQVAGGRLRFGAFPTADAALVPHALAAFRTRHPGVRLSREEGLTPRLLDRLSSDHLDLAVVSTTAGTSLESYDLHHLLDESLYAPSRRTIRWPSSAARCDSADSPTPTGSPAAPAPRAPFWTRPCARVSARE, from the coding sequence ATGCCGAAACAGCATCCCGGGCTTCCCGGGAATCCGGGGCTTCCCTCGCCTCCCGCGGTGGACGTGCCCGACGTCTCCACCGTCTGGCTGCGTGCGTTCCTGGCGGTCGCCCGCCAGGGCTCGTTCACCGTGGCCGCGCGGAGGCTCGGGTGGACGCAGTCGGCGGTGTCACGGCAGATCTCCTCCTTGGAGGCCGCGCTGGGCGGTGCCCCGCTCTTCGACCGACTGCCGCGCGGTGTGCGGCTCACGGAGGCGGGCCGGCTGCTCGTCCCGTACGCGCAGACCGTCGCCGAGACGCTGCACGGCGCCGCGCGCGAACTGACCGCGCTGCACCAAGTGGCGGGCGGGCGGCTGCGGTTCGGGGCGTTCCCCACGGCCGACGCGGCGCTGGTGCCGCACGCCCTGGCCGCGTTCCGCACCCGCCACCCCGGCGTCCGGCTATCGCGCGAGGAGGGGCTGACTCCCCGGCTCCTGGACCGGCTGTCCTCGGACCATCTCGATCTGGCGGTCGTCTCGACGACCGCCGGCACGTCCCTGGAGTCGTACGACCTCCATCACCTCCTCGACGAGTCGCTGTACGCGCCGTCCCGGCGGACCATCCGCTGGCCGTCCTCCGCGGCCCGGTGCGACTCGGCCGACTCGCCGACGCCGACTGGATCTCCGGCAGCTCCCGCCCCGAGGGCACCCTTCTGGACGCGGCCCTGCGCCAGGGTTTCCGCCCGCGAGTGA
- a CDS encoding LysR substrate-binding domain-containing protein, which yields MRLGRLADADWISGSSRPEGTLLDAALRQGFRPRVTHVVGEWTAKQGYVAAGLGVALVPALAAESVRPDVALLPVLDESAPARAVYAATARGRSPVPAAGAFVGALREAVARIPG from the coding sequence GTGCGACTCGGCCGACTCGCCGACGCCGACTGGATCTCCGGCAGCTCCCGCCCCGAGGGCACCCTTCTGGACGCGGCCCTGCGCCAGGGTTTCCGCCCGCGAGTGACGCACGTCGTCGGCGAGTGGACCGCCAAACAGGGGTACGTCGCGGCAGGCCTCGGAGTCGCCCTTGTCCCGGCGCTGGCCGCCGAGTCCGTACGCCCCGACGTAGCACTGCTGCCGGTACTGGACGAGAGCGCCCCGGCGCGGGCGGTGTACGCGGCGACGGCACGGGGCCGGTCACCGGTGCCGGCGGCTGGGGCGTTCGTCGGGGCGCTGCGGGAGGCGGTCGCCCGGATCCCGGGGTAG
- a CDS encoding EI24 domain-containing protein, with the protein MRDLGVGFTYLLKGQRWAARHRRQYGFGLLPGLITLVLYVAALVALALWGEDFVAWSTPFADDWTSPWLGLFRGFLTAVLVALALLLAVLTFTAVTLLIGQPFYENLSEKVDRDVSPDGTAPESGLPLWRELWISARDSLRILVRAVLWGILLFALGFIPFVGQTAVPVIGFFVTGFFLTEELTAVALQRRGVDLRARLTLLRSRKTLVWGFGTPLGLAFLVPFVAVFLMPGAVAGATLLARDLLGEETEEDRADGEPEESVDENVTS; encoded by the coding sequence ATGCGCGATCTCGGGGTGGGCTTCACCTATCTGCTCAAGGGCCAACGCTGGGCGGCCCGGCACCGCAGGCAATACGGCTTCGGACTGCTGCCAGGGCTGATAACCCTCGTTCTCTACGTGGCGGCCCTCGTCGCACTGGCCCTGTGGGGCGAGGACTTCGTCGCCTGGTCGACCCCCTTCGCCGATGACTGGACGAGCCCCTGGCTCGGTCTCTTCCGTGGCTTCCTCACCGCCGTACTCGTCGCCCTCGCCCTCCTCCTCGCCGTCCTCACCTTCACCGCGGTCACGCTGCTCATCGGGCAGCCCTTCTACGAGAACCTCTCCGAGAAGGTCGACCGTGACGTCTCCCCGGACGGCACCGCGCCGGAGTCCGGCCTGCCGCTGTGGCGCGAGTTGTGGATCTCGGCCAGGGACAGCCTCCGGATCCTGGTGCGCGCCGTGCTCTGGGGCATCCTGCTCTTCGCCCTCGGCTTCATCCCGTTCGTCGGGCAGACCGCCGTCCCGGTGATCGGCTTCTTCGTCACCGGCTTCTTCCTCACCGAGGAACTCACCGCGGTCGCCCTCCAGCGCCGCGGTGTCGACCTGCGCGCCCGCCTCACCCTGCTGCGCTCCCGCAAGACCCTGGTCTGGGGCTTCGGCACGCCCCTGGGCCTGGCCTTCCTGGTCCCCTTCGTCGCCGTCTTCCTGATGCCGGGCGCGGTCGCGGGCGCGACGCTGCTGGCGCGGGACCTGCTGGGCGAGGAGACCGAGGAGGACCGTGCCGACGGGGAGCCGGAGGAGTCCGTGGACGAGAACGTCACCTCCTGA
- a CDS encoding serine hydrolase domain-containing protein: MTREIHGTVADGFEAVREEFAAFVAGEPADYEGQLCAYVHGRKVVDLWAGDGNDAESLYAVFSSTKGAAHLVVALLVQDGTLELDRKVTYYWPEFGAEGKAALTLRDLLAHRAGLIGLDAGFTRAELADDRVVAERLADQRPFWRPGTAFGYHALVIGALTGEVVRRATGHTLQEVYEERVRVPYGLDFFLGLPEVLEPRFRPVQPMAPTSRQQAALDATPRGPHTLASIALNTQVPEPGDLTDYANSRTVRAKGPASAGGVAAARGLAGMYAAAISEVAGRPPLLKPDTVAEVGQIHSIGYDLVTRMHSAFGLGFQATADAWHPFLGAGSFGHSGAAGSQAFADPRSGLAYGYTRRRCAFPGGGAASENARLVRAVHTAALAV; the protein is encoded by the coding sequence ATGACGCGAGAGATCCACGGCACCGTCGCGGACGGGTTCGAGGCGGTGCGTGAGGAGTTCGCCGCGTTCGTGGCGGGGGAACCGGCCGACTACGAGGGACAGTTGTGCGCGTATGTGCACGGCCGGAAGGTCGTCGACCTGTGGGCCGGTGACGGCAACGACGCCGAGTCGCTGTACGCGGTCTTCTCGTCGACCAAGGGCGCCGCGCACCTGGTCGTCGCACTCCTCGTGCAGGACGGCACGCTCGAACTGGACCGCAAGGTGACGTACTACTGGCCGGAGTTCGGGGCCGAGGGCAAGGCCGCGCTGACGCTGCGGGACCTGCTCGCGCACCGCGCCGGGCTGATCGGGCTGGACGCCGGGTTCACCAGGGCCGAGCTGGCCGACGACCGCGTGGTCGCCGAACGACTCGCCGACCAGCGGCCGTTCTGGCGGCCGGGCACGGCCTTCGGCTACCACGCGCTCGTCATCGGCGCACTCACCGGTGAGGTGGTGCGCCGGGCCACCGGCCACACCCTCCAGGAGGTGTACGAGGAGCGGGTGCGGGTGCCGTACGGCCTGGACTTCTTCCTCGGGCTGCCCGAGGTGCTGGAGCCCCGCTTCCGGCCGGTGCAGCCGATGGCTCCGACGTCGAGGCAGCAGGCCGCGCTGGACGCGACGCCGAGGGGCCCGCACACGCTCGCCTCGATCGCGCTCAACACACAGGTGCCCGAGCCGGGGGACCTGACGGACTACGCCAACTCCCGCACCGTGCGCGCCAAGGGCCCGGCGTCGGCGGGCGGGGTGGCCGCCGCGCGCGGACTGGCCGGGATGTACGCGGCGGCGATCAGCGAGGTGGCCGGGCGGCCGCCGTTGCTGAAGCCGGACACCGTCGCCGAGGTCGGCCAGATCCACTCCATCGGCTACGACCTGGTGACCCGCATGCACAGTGCCTTCGGCCTCGGCTTCCAGGCGACGGCGGATGCCTGGCACCCGTTCCTGGGCGCCGGCTCGTTCGGCCACAGCGGTGCGGCAGGCTCACAGGCGTTCGCGGACCCTCGCAGTGGACTGGCCTACGGCTACACCCGCCGCCGCTGCGCCTTCCCGGGCGGCGGAGCGGCCTCGGAGAACGCGCGGCTGGTGAGGGCCGTGCACACGGCGGCGCTGGCCGTCTGA
- a CDS encoding organic hydroperoxide resistance protein, with amino-acid sequence MSIQQTGIQQADVLYTAVATATNGRDGRVATDDGKLDVVVNPPRELGGNGAGTNPEQLFAAGYSACFQGALGVVARQEKADITGSTITAKIGIGKNDDGFGIIVQISAEIPNVDANTATGLLEKAHQVCPYSKATRGNITVTLA; translated from the coding sequence ATGTCCATCCAGCAGACCGGCATTCAGCAGGCCGACGTCCTGTACACGGCCGTCGCCACCGCAACGAACGGTCGCGACGGCCGGGTCGCCACCGACGACGGCAAGCTCGACGTCGTCGTCAACCCGCCCAGGGAACTGGGCGGCAACGGCGCCGGCACCAACCCGGAGCAGCTGTTCGCGGCCGGTTACAGCGCCTGCTTCCAGGGCGCGCTGGGCGTCGTCGCCCGCCAGGAGAAGGCCGACATCACCGGCTCGACCATCACCGCGAAAATCGGCATCGGCAAGAACGACGACGGTTTCGGGATCATCGTCCAAATCTCCGCCGAGATCCCGAACGTCGACGCGAACACCGCGACGGGCCTCCTGGAGAAGGCCCACCAGGTCTGCCCGTACTCGAAGGCGACCCGCGGCAACATCACCGTGACGCTTGCCTGA
- a CDS encoding NADP-dependent oxidoreductase — MINREWHLLSRPVGWPKPEDFALVETEVGTPGEGQVLVRNQYLSVDPYMRGRMSEAKSYVAPFELGKVMQGGAVGEVIASNAEGVAVGDHVLHFLGWREYAVVDAKTAVKVDPEAAPLSTYLGVLGMTGLTAYAGLLRVGAFKEGDAVFVSGAAGAVGSQVGQIAKLKGASRVIGSAGSDEKVKVLIEEYGFDAAFNYKNGPVWEQLKQAAPDGIDVYFDNVGGEHLEAAIGALNLKGRAVICGMISQYNSTEPAVGPRNMVKILQNRLRVEGVLVGDHYDLQPEFVQEVGPWVASGQLKYRETVAEGIENNLEAFLGVLRGDNTGKMIVKL; from the coding sequence ATGATCAACCGCGAATGGCACCTGCTCAGCCGTCCCGTCGGCTGGCCGAAGCCAGAGGACTTCGCCCTGGTCGAGACCGAGGTCGGGACGCCGGGCGAGGGGCAGGTGCTGGTACGCAACCAGTACCTCTCCGTCGACCCGTACATGCGCGGCCGCATGAGCGAGGCGAAGTCGTACGTCGCGCCCTTCGAGCTCGGCAAGGTCATGCAGGGCGGCGCGGTCGGCGAGGTCATCGCCTCCAATGCCGAGGGCGTGGCCGTGGGCGACCACGTCCTGCACTTCCTCGGCTGGCGCGAGTACGCGGTCGTGGACGCGAAGACCGCCGTCAAGGTCGACCCGGAGGCCGCGCCGCTGAGCACGTACCTCGGCGTCCTCGGCATGACCGGCCTGACGGCGTACGCGGGCCTGCTGCGGGTCGGCGCCTTCAAGGAGGGCGACGCCGTCTTCGTCTCCGGCGCCGCCGGTGCCGTCGGCAGCCAGGTCGGCCAGATCGCCAAACTCAAGGGCGCCTCACGGGTCATCGGCTCCGCCGGCTCCGACGAGAAGGTCAAGGTCCTCATCGAGGAGTACGGCTTCGACGCCGCCTTCAACTACAAGAACGGCCCGGTCTGGGAGCAGCTCAAGCAGGCCGCCCCCGACGGTATCGACGTCTACTTCGACAACGTCGGCGGCGAGCACCTGGAGGCCGCGATCGGCGCGCTCAACCTCAAGGGACGGGCCGTGATCTGCGGCATGATCTCGCAGTACAACTCGACCGAGCCGGCCGTCGGCCCGCGCAACATGGTCAAGATCCTGCAGAACCGCCTCCGCGTCGAGGGCGTTCTCGTCGGCGACCACTACGACCTGCAGCCCGAGTTCGTGCAGGAGGTCGGTCCCTGGGTCGCCTCGGGGCAGCTGAAGTACCGCGAGACCGTCGCCGAGGGCATCGAGAACAACCTGGAGGCCTTCCTCGGTGTCCTGCGCGGTGACAACACGGGGAAGATGATCGTCAAGCTCTGA
- a CDS encoding MarR family winged helix-turn-helix transcriptional regulator has translation MSTPEKSRRPDALTMEVVELIGDVVARFYADYEEAAGEHTLTGAQARLLSLLSLEPLPMRKLAQKLKCEPSNVTGIVDRLESRGLVERRPDPADRRVKLAAATDEGLRVARSLRDGLRFAREPLAGLSDEERLSLRDLLRRMLAA, from the coding sequence ATGTCCACCCCAGAGAAGTCCCGCCGGCCCGACGCCCTGACCATGGAGGTCGTCGAGCTCATCGGCGACGTCGTGGCCCGGTTCTACGCGGACTACGAGGAGGCGGCCGGCGAGCACACGCTGACCGGCGCGCAGGCGCGGCTGCTGAGCCTGCTGTCGCTGGAGCCGCTGCCGATGCGCAAGCTGGCACAGAAGCTGAAGTGCGAGCCGTCGAACGTCACCGGGATCGTGGACCGGCTGGAGTCACGGGGGCTGGTCGAGCGCCGCCCCGATCCGGCCGACCGGCGAGTGAAGCTGGCGGCGGCGACGGACGAGGGACTGCGGGTCGCCCGTTCCCTGCGGGACGGGTTGCGCTTCGCACGGGAGCCGCTTGCCGGGCTGTCGGACGAGGAGCGGCTGTCTTTGCGGGATTTGCTACGGCGCATGCTGGCGGCGTAG
- a CDS encoding mandelate racemase/muconate lactonizing enzyme family protein — translation MRITGISTHVVGTPWRNLTYVQVHTDEGITGVGETRMLGHTDALIGYLREAEANHILGSDPFAAEDLVRRMKYGDYGRAGEIVMSGIAVIEMACWDIKGKALGVPVWQLLGGKVTDKVKAYANGWYTTERTPEAYHKAAQGVMERGYRALKIDPFGTGQFELDHEQTLYAVSLIEAVRDAIGPDAELMLEMHGRFSPATAIRLARELAPFKPAWLEEPCPPENLKALEKVAAKVDIPVATGERIHDRIEFRELFESQAVDIIQPDVGHIGGIWETRKLAATAEAHYVLVAPHNVGGPVLTAASLQVGFTSPNFKILEHFNDFADAEIKKVVKGAPQVVDGYFHLSDAPGLGVELDTDAAAEFPQQQARFDLWAEGWEQRKPKSTQ, via the coding sequence GTGCGCATCACCGGAATCAGCACACACGTGGTCGGGACGCCGTGGCGCAACCTGACATACGTCCAGGTGCACACCGACGAGGGGATCACCGGAGTCGGCGAGACCCGGATGCTGGGCCACACCGACGCGCTGATCGGCTATCTGCGGGAGGCGGAGGCCAACCACATTCTGGGCTCCGATCCGTTCGCCGCGGAAGACCTCGTACGGCGGATGAAGTACGGCGACTACGGGCGCGCGGGCGAGATCGTGATGTCCGGCATCGCGGTGATCGAGATGGCCTGCTGGGACATCAAGGGCAAGGCCCTCGGGGTGCCCGTCTGGCAGTTGCTCGGCGGCAAGGTCACGGACAAGGTCAAGGCGTACGCCAACGGCTGGTACACGACCGAGCGGACGCCCGAGGCATACCACAAGGCCGCCCAGGGGGTCATGGAGCGCGGTTACCGGGCGCTCAAGATCGACCCCTTCGGCACCGGGCAATTCGAGCTCGACCACGAGCAGACCCTGTACGCCGTGTCGCTGATCGAGGCCGTGCGCGACGCCATCGGGCCGGACGCCGAGCTGATGCTGGAGATGCACGGCCGGTTCTCGCCGGCCACCGCCATCCGTCTCGCCCGCGAGCTGGCCCCCTTCAAGCCCGCCTGGCTGGAGGAGCCCTGCCCGCCGGAGAACCTGAAGGCGCTGGAGAAGGTCGCCGCCAAGGTCGACATCCCGGTCGCCACCGGTGAGCGCATCCACGACCGGATCGAGTTCCGCGAGCTGTTCGAGAGCCAGGCCGTGGACATCATCCAGCCGGACGTCGGTCATATCGGTGGAATCTGGGAGACGCGCAAGCTCGCCGCCACCGCCGAGGCCCACTACGTGCTCGTGGCGCCGCACAACGTCGGCGGGCCCGTGCTGACCGCCGCCTCCCTCCAGGTCGGCTTCACCTCCCCCAACTTCAAGATCCTGGAGCACTTCAACGACTTCGCGGACGCGGAGATCAAGAAGGTCGTGAAGGGCGCACCGCAGGTCGTCGACGGGTACTTCCACCTCTCCGACGCCCCCGGTCTCGGCGTCGAGCTGGACACCGACGCGGCCGCCGAGTTCCCGCAGCAGCAAGCCCGGTTCGACCTGTGGGCCGAGGGCTGGGAGCAGCGTAAGCCGAAGAGCACGCAGTGA
- a CDS encoding zinc-binding dehydrogenase: MSSAVVIEAPGEHRLVEHTPREPAVGEALVRVHAVGICGSDREVYQGNRPEGYVRYPLTPGHEWSGTVEAVGARVPSTLVGRKVVGEGFRNCQVCDRCHAGETTLCTAGYEETGFTQPGAMAGTLTLPARLLHALQDDADLTAAALLEPAACIAAAAIKANALPGARVAVVGTGTLGMFAVQFLKAGSPAELLVVGTRLDRAELSKVFGATDFRTKDQELPDDFDVVIETAGSASGARTAASLLRRGGRLVLTGIPGPAAEGLDPTDLVVRQLEVQTVFGAPPEAWAHAVRAFGAGLLNPLLLVTHELPLGEFPQAIELVGSGDPKVGKVLLHP; this comes from the coding sequence GTGAGCAGCGCCGTCGTCATCGAGGCGCCCGGCGAGCACCGGCTCGTCGAGCACACGCCTCGTGAGCCCGCAGTCGGCGAGGCGCTCGTCCGCGTCCACGCCGTGGGCATTTGCGGCAGCGACCGTGAGGTGTACCAGGGCAACCGGCCCGAGGGATACGTCCGTTACCCCCTCACGCCCGGCCACGAGTGGTCCGGAACGGTGGAGGCGGTGGGCGCCCGGGTGCCGTCGACCCTCGTGGGCCGCAAGGTCGTGGGCGAGGGCTTCCGCAACTGCCAGGTGTGCGACCGCTGCCACGCGGGCGAGACGACGTTGTGCACGGCCGGGTACGAGGAGACCGGGTTCACCCAGCCCGGCGCGATGGCGGGCACGCTCACCCTGCCGGCGCGGCTGCTGCATGCCCTGCAGGACGACGCGGACCTCACCGCCGCCGCCCTGCTGGAGCCCGCCGCCTGTATCGCGGCCGCCGCGATCAAGGCGAACGCGCTGCCGGGCGCGCGGGTCGCCGTGGTGGGGACCGGGACGCTCGGGATGTTCGCCGTCCAGTTCCTGAAGGCCGGATCACCGGCCGAGTTGCTGGTCGTGGGTACGCGGCTCGACCGGGCGGAGCTTTCGAAAGTTTTCGGCGCCACCGACTTCCGCACGAAGGACCAGGAGCTCCCCGACGACTTCGACGTCGTCATCGAGACGGCCGGGTCCGCGTCCGGCGCGCGCACCGCCGCCTCTCTGCTCAGGCGGGGCGGACGCCTGGTCCTGACGGGCATCCCGGGGCCGGCCGCCGAGGGGCTCGACCCGACCGACCTGGTCGTACGGCAGCTGGAGGTGCAGACCGTCTTCGGTGCGCCGCCGGAGGCCTGGGCGCACGCGGTGCGGGCGTTCGGGGCGGGTCTGCTCAATCCGCTGCTGCTGGTCACGCACGAGCTGCCGCTCGGTGAGTTTCCGCAGGCCATCGAGCTGGTCGGATCCGGCGATCCGAAAGTGGGCAAGGTGCTGCTTCACCCCTAG
- the chvE gene encoding multiple monosaccharide ABC transporter substrate-binding protein gives MRTRRSALTLIAGAASLALTLSACGQSGEGGSKEDKGSAKGGTIGIAMPTKSSERWIADGKNVVKNLQSKGYKTKLVYGEDDPDQQVSQIENLITQGVKGLIIASIDNKSLNNVLQQAADAKIPVISYDRLILGTKNVDYYASFDNTKVGELQASYIVDKLGLKNGKGPFNIELFAGSNDDNNTKYFFNGAMSVLQPYIDKKKLVVKSGQTKINQVTTLRWDGATAQKRMEDILTSTYSSAKVDAVLSPYDGISIGIIAALKSDGYGSSRKPLPVITGQDAELASVKSIIAGQQTQTVYKDTRKLADVAATMVDDVLNGKKPEVNDTKTYDNGTKVVPAMLLQPVSVDKTNYTKELVDTGYYTAGELK, from the coding sequence ATGCGCACTCGTAGAAGCGCCCTCACCCTCATAGCCGGAGCCGCCTCCCTCGCTCTCACCCTGTCCGCCTGCGGGCAGAGCGGTGAGGGCGGCAGCAAGGAGGACAAGGGCAGCGCCAAGGGCGGCACCATCGGTATCGCGATGCCGACCAAGTCCTCCGAGCGCTGGATCGCCGACGGCAAGAACGTCGTCAAGAACCTGCAGTCCAAGGGCTACAAGACCAAGCTGGTCTACGGCGAGGACGACCCCGACCAGCAGGTCTCGCAGATCGAGAACCTGATCACCCAGGGCGTCAAGGGCCTGATCATCGCATCGATCGACAACAAGTCGCTCAACAACGTGCTGCAGCAGGCCGCGGACGCCAAGATCCCGGTGATCTCCTACGACCGCCTGATCCTCGGCACGAAGAACGTCGACTACTACGCGTCCTTCGACAACACCAAGGTCGGTGAGCTGCAGGCCAGTTACATCGTCGACAAGCTGGGTCTGAAGAACGGCAAGGGCCCGTTCAACATCGAGCTGTTCGCCGGCTCGAACGACGACAACAACACCAAGTACTTCTTCAACGGCGCGATGAGCGTGCTGCAGCCGTACATCGACAAGAAGAAGCTCGTCGTCAAGTCCGGCCAGACCAAGATCAACCAGGTCACCACCCTGCGCTGGGACGGCGCCACGGCGCAGAAGCGCATGGAGGACATCCTCACGTCCACGTACTCGAGCGCCAAGGTCGACGCGGTGCTGTCGCCGTACGACGGCATCTCCATCGGCATCATCGCCGCGCTCAAGTCGGACGGCTACGGCTCCTCCCGCAAGCCGCTTCCGGTCATCACCGGCCAGGACGCCGAGCTCGCCTCGGTGAAGTCGATCATCGCGGGCCAGCAGACGCAGACCGTCTACAAGGACACCCGCAAGCTCGCCGACGTGGCCGCGACCATGGTCGACGACGTCCTCAACGGCAAGAAGCCCGAGGTCAACGACACCAAGACGTACGACAACGGCACCAAGGTCGTCCCCGCCATGCTGCTGCAGCCGGTGAGCGTCGACAAGACCAACTACACCAAGGAACTGGTCGACACGGGCTACTACACGGCCGGCGAGCTGAAGTAG
- the mmsA gene encoding multiple monosaccharide ABC transporter ATP-binding protein, whose protein sequence is MAGPVLEMRSIVKTFPGVKALSDVTLTVRQGEVHAICGENGAGKSTLMKVLSGVHPHGTYEGDILFEGDVCSFRDIRASEQHGIVIIHQELALVPFLSIAENIFLGNEHASRGLINWNETLRHATELLRRVGLTDHPETRIADIGVGKQQLVEIAKALSKKVKLLILDEPTAALNDEDSGKLLDLILELKKQGITSIIISHKLNEIRRVADSVTILRDGRSIETLDVKAPETTEDRIISGMVGRDLDHRFPERTAYEGEVDAAPALEIRNWTVHHPIDQQRKVVDDVSIHVRRGEIVGIAGLMGAGRTELAMSVFGRSYGRHAGGTVLKDGTEIRTKSVAEAVGHGIAYVTEDRKHYGLNLIDNINRNISLTALNKVAKRGVVDEHEERKVAERFRKSMNIKAPTVFETVGRLSGGNQQKVVLSKWIFAGPEVLILDEPTRGIDVGAKYEIYTVIDQLAAEGKAVVFISSELPELLGMCDRIYTMAAGRLTGEVPRAEATQEVLMRQMTKDKEVTR, encoded by the coding sequence ATGGCGGGACCCGTCCTGGAAATGCGCTCGATCGTCAAGACCTTTCCCGGCGTAAAGGCACTGTCGGACGTCACGCTGACTGTCCGTCAGGGCGAGGTCCATGCCATCTGCGGCGAGAACGGCGCCGGAAAGTCCACCTTGATGAAGGTGCTCTCCGGCGTCCATCCGCACGGCACCTACGAGGGCGACATCCTCTTCGAGGGAGACGTCTGCTCGTTCAGGGACATCCGGGCGAGCGAGCAGCACGGCATCGTGATCATCCATCAGGAGCTGGCACTGGTGCCGTTCCTGTCGATCGCGGAGAACATCTTCCTCGGCAACGAGCACGCCTCGCGCGGGCTCATCAACTGGAACGAGACCCTGCGGCACGCCACCGAGCTGCTGCGCCGGGTCGGTCTGACCGACCACCCGGAGACCCGGATCGCGGACATCGGCGTGGGCAAGCAGCAACTGGTGGAGATCGCCAAGGCCCTGTCCAAGAAGGTGAAGCTGCTCATCCTGGACGAGCCGACCGCGGCTCTGAACGACGAGGACAGCGGCAAACTCCTCGATCTCATCCTGGAGTTGAAGAAGCAGGGCATCACCTCGATCATCATCTCCCACAAGCTGAACGAGATCCGCCGGGTCGCCGACTCGGTGACGATCCTCCGGGACGGCAGGTCCATCGAGACTCTCGACGTGAAGGCGCCGGAGACCACCGAGGACCGCATCATCTCGGGCATGGTCGGCCGCGACCTCGACCACCGCTTCCCCGAACGCACCGCGTACGAGGGCGAGGTGGACGCCGCTCCGGCGCTGGAGATCCGGAACTGGACGGTGCACCACCCGATCGACCAGCAGCGCAAGGTGGTCGACGACGTGTCGATCCACGTGCGGCGCGGGGAGATCGTCGGCATCGCGGGACTGATGGGCGCGGGCCGCACCGAGCTCGCGATGAGCGTGTTCGGGCGCAGCTACGGCCGGCACGCGGGCGGCACGGTCCTCAAGGACGGCACGGAGATCCGTACGAAGTCCGTCGCGGAGGCGGTCGGGCACGGCATCGCGTACGTCACCGAGGACCGCAAGCACTACGGCCTCAACCTCATCGACAACATCAACCGGAACATCTCGCTGACCGCGCTGAACAAGGTGGCCAAGCGCGGTGTGGTCGACGAGCACGAGGAGCGGAAGGTCGCCGAGCGCTTCCGCAAGTCGATGAACATCAAGGCGCCGACCGTCTTCGAGACGGTGGGCAGACTGTCCGGCGGCAACCAGCAGAAGGTCGTCCTCAGCAAGTGGATCTTCGCGGGTCCCGAGGTGCTGATCCTGGACGAGCCGACGCGCGGTATCGACGTGGGCGCCAAGTACGAGATCTACACGGTCATCGACCAGCTGGCCGCCGAGGGCAAGGCGGTCGTCTTCATCTCCTCCGAGCTGCCGGAGCTGCTCGGTATGTGCGACCGCATCTACACCATGGCCGCCGGCCGGCTCACGGGTGAGGTTCCGCGGGCCGAGGCCACGCAGGAAGTGCTGATGCGCCAGATGACGAAGGACAAAGAGGTAACCCGATGA